Proteins encoded by one window of Corynebacterium amycolatum:
- a CDS encoding YbjN domain-containing protein, translating to MSTDIQGLLKFLGEQLERLGVEHGIADNAAVVVLPGKKKLKTVVGLIPAPDSLRVEAFVCRAVEENHEAVYKWLLQRNRRLFGIGYTIDAAGDIYLVGQLPAQLSDDDLDRLLGQLLETADGDFNQILERGFASAIKREWEWRVDRGENLANLEQFRHMVE from the coding sequence ATGAGCACGGACATCCAAGGACTGCTGAAATTCCTCGGTGAGCAGCTAGAACGTCTCGGTGTTGAGCATGGCATTGCCGACAATGCCGCCGTGGTGGTTCTGCCTGGTAAGAAGAAGCTAAAGACCGTCGTTGGTCTCATCCCGGCGCCTGACTCCCTGCGTGTCGAAGCCTTCGTTTGTCGCGCTGTCGAAGAAAACCACGAGGCCGTCTACAAGTGGTTGCTGCAGCGCAATCGTCGTCTGTTCGGCATCGGTTACACCATTGACGCCGCAGGCGACATCTACCTGGTTGGTCAACTGCCGGCTCAGCTTTCCGACGATGACCTCGATCGCCTCCTTGGTCAGCTGCTGGAGACGGCCGATGGGGACTTCAACCAGATCCTCGAACGCGGCTTTGCATCGGCCATTAAGCGCGAGTGGGAGTGGCGGGTTGACCGCGGGGAAAACCTGGCCAATCTGGAGCAGTTCCGCCACATGGTTGAGTAG
- the mshA gene encoding D-inositol-3-phosphate glycosyltransferase codes for MISMHTSPLEQPGIGDAGGMNVYVLRTCEELARRGVKVDVFTRATRSSDGPVIQVSENFRVINIVAGPYEGLEKSDLATQMPAFAGGVIEFARKQGIEYDLIHSHYWLSGQVGWLLSDLLDIPFVHTAHTLAAVKNLHLAEGDTPEPESRRICEQQIVDNACRLIVNTDAEAKQLADLHDADPWRINVVPPGVDVELFSPGSDRATERSRRELGIPLHTKVILFVGRLQRLKGPQVLLRGVGELMRRYPATNVRVIICGGLSGSGVHAPDEFTNLAAEEGIDHLVRFMPPRPPQDLAKLYQAADIVAVPSYNETFGLVAMEAQATGTPVVAANVGGLSIAVDDGVSGLLVDGHEPAAWADALGRLVEDDELRIKLATQAREHSLEFSWQKTVDRLADVYHRTELQKENCPGSIRDAGGSR; via the coding sequence ATGATCTCCATGCATACCTCTCCGCTGGAGCAACCGGGCATCGGTGACGCTGGCGGCATGAATGTCTACGTGCTGCGCACCTGCGAGGAGTTGGCGCGACGCGGTGTGAAGGTGGATGTTTTCACTCGCGCCACGCGTTCCAGCGATGGACCGGTGATTCAGGTCAGTGAGAATTTCCGTGTCATCAACATAGTGGCTGGCCCATATGAGGGGCTGGAGAAGTCAGACCTGGCTACGCAGATGCCGGCTTTTGCTGGCGGGGTTATTGAGTTCGCCCGCAAACAGGGGATTGAATACGACCTGATTCATTCGCACTACTGGCTCTCTGGCCAGGTGGGGTGGTTGCTGTCGGATTTGCTTGATATTCCGTTTGTGCACACGGCGCACACGCTGGCGGCGGTGAAGAACCTCCATCTAGCAGAGGGGGATACGCCAGAGCCTGAATCGCGTCGTATTTGTGAGCAGCAGATTGTGGACAATGCATGCCGGCTCATCGTCAATACAGATGCCGAAGCTAAGCAGCTCGCGGATCTCCACGATGCCGACCCGTGGCGCATCAATGTCGTGCCGCCCGGGGTGGACGTGGAGCTCTTTTCGCCGGGCAGCGATCGTGCCACCGAGCGGTCCCGTCGTGAGCTGGGCATCCCGTTGCACACTAAGGTCATTTTGTTCGTTGGTAGGCTGCAGCGGCTGAAGGGGCCGCAGGTATTGCTGCGCGGTGTTGGCGAGCTCATGCGTCGCTATCCCGCCACTAATGTCCGAGTGATTATCTGCGGTGGCCTGTCCGGTTCTGGGGTGCACGCGCCCGACGAGTTCACCAATCTCGCCGCGGAAGAGGGGATCGATCACCTAGTCCGTTTCATGCCCCCACGCCCGCCGCAGGACCTGGCGAAGCTCTACCAGGCCGCAGACATCGTCGCCGTGCCCAGCTACAACGAAACTTTCGGGTTGGTGGCGATGGAGGCTCAGGCCACCGGCACTCCCGTTGTCGCGGCGAATGTTGGCGGGCTCTCCATCGCTGTCGACGATGGGGTCAGCGGTTTGCTTGTCGACGGTCACGAGCCCGCAGCCTGGGCCGATGCCCTCGGTCGCCTGGTGGAGGACGACGAGCTGCGCATTAAGTTGGCCACCCAGGCGCGCGAGCACTCCTTGGAGTTTTCCTGGCAAAAGACCGTGGATCGGTTGGCCGATGTCTATCATCGAACCGAACTCCAAAAGGAAAATTGTCCCGGCTCTATCCGGGATGCGGGTGGCTCTCGGTAG